One segment of Solanum lycopersicum chromosome 1, SLM_r2.1 DNA contains the following:
- the LOC101256710 gene encoding enoyl-CoA delta isomerase 1, peroxisomal — protein MESEGLCTLEKRGNIFLLILTGTGDHRLHPNLIDSISAALRRVRSDSTSSSSALITTAQGKYFSNGYDLKWALVDNARQKLMSRKLRCLVSDLITLPMPTIAAVTGHASAAGFVFALCHDYILMRKDRGFLYMSELDIGFPIPTWFSALVKCRMGSPAVRREVVMKAAKVTAEMGVEMGFVDSAHSGAEETVEAAIKLSEELVSRNWDGKTYAACRKTLFVELLNSLGSDETVGDYGDEDANKTLAKL, from the coding sequence ATGGAATCAGAAGGGCTTTGCACATTAGAAAAGAGAGGCAATATCTTCCTCCTAATTTTAACCGGCACCGGTGACCACCGTTTACATCCCAACCTTATCGACTCCATCTCTGCCGCTCTCCGCCGCGTCAGATCCGACTCTACTTCCTCTTCCTCCGCTCTGATTACCACAGCCCAAGGCAAATACTTCTCCAATGGTTACGATCTTAAGTGGGCCTTAGTGGACAACGCCCGCCAAAAACTCATGTCCAGAAAACTCCGATGTCTCGTTTCCGACCTAATAACCCTACCTATGCCAACAATCGCCGCCGTCACCGGTCACGCTTCCGCTGCCGGCTTCGTTTTCGCGCTTTGCCATGACTACATCTTGATGCGCAAAGATCGAGGGTTTCTCTACATGAGCGAGCTGGATATTGGGTTTCCGATACCGACTTGGTTTTCGGCTTTAGTGAAGTGCAGAATGGGATCGCCAGCGGTCCGGCGTGAGGTGGTGATGAAGGCTGCTAAAGTAACGGCTGAGATGGGAGTCGAAATGGGTTTTGTGGATTCGGCTCATAGTGGAGCGGAAGAAACTGTGGAGGCAGCAATTAAGTTGAGTGAAGAATTGGTGAGCAGAAATTGGGATGGAAAAACGTACGCTGCATGTAGAAAAACACTGTTTGTGGAGCTACTGAATTCGCTTGGTTCTGATGAGACTGTGGGAGATTATGGGGACGAGGATGCAAACAAAACACTAGCCAAGCTGTAA
- the LOC101257010 gene encoding fasciclin-like arabinogalactan protein 10 has product MTTLHFFLFTLLTVSVHAHNITEILNKFPEYSVFNSYLSQTKLADEINSRETITVLALPNGAMSAIVDKHPLSVIKNVLSLHVLLDYFDGTKLHKISDGTTTSTTLYQTTGNAHGNIGSVNITDLKGGKVGFGSAIPNSPLASTYTKSVKQIQYNISVLEVSAPIIAPGILTAPAPSGDFNITGALEKAGCKTFASLLVKSGVLKTYQTAIEKGLTIFAPNDEAFKGAKVPDLSDLSSADVVSLLQYHAIPSYTPIGTLKTTKDPISTLATNGASKYDLAVSTEGDQVTLDTGVDSSRIASTVIDSTPFCIFTVDSVLLPVELYGKAPSPAPGPAPETSPTPAPAPAPEASSPTPMMSPPAPPTSSPAGSPADSPTADSENSTAKKNAGNVNTPALLKALLTVSVSVIVSVYLS; this is encoded by the coding sequence ATGACTACCCTACACTTCTTCCTCTTCACTCTCCTTACCGTTTCCGTTCATGCACACAACATCACTGAAATTTTGAACAAGTTCCCGGAGTACAGTGTATTCAACAGTTATCTCTCACAAACTAAACTCGCCGACGAGATTAACAGCCGTGAAACTATTACCGTTTTAGCTTTGCCTAATGGAGCTATGTCTGCTATAGTCGACAAACATCCACTTTCCGTCATCAAAAATGTCCTCTCTCTTCATGTTTTGCTTGATTACTTTGACGGTACTAAACTTCATAAGATCTCCGACGGTACTACGACTTCCACTACTCTTTACCAAACTACCGGCAATGCTCATGGAAACATAGGTTCTGTTAACATTACCGATCTTAAAGGTGGTAAAGTAGGTTTTGGTTCAGCTATTCCGAACTCACCATTGGCGTCTACATATACTAAATCTGTGAAGCAAATCCAGTATAATATCTCTGTGTTGGAAGTTAGTGCTCCGATTATTGCTCCGGGTATTTTGACGGCACCGGCGCCATCTGGTGATTTTAATATTACTGGTGCATTGGAGAAAGCTGGGTGTAAAACATTTGCTTCATTACTTGTCAAATCTGGAGTTCTCAAGACGTATCAAACTGCTATTGAGAAGGGTTTGACTATTTTTGCCCCAAATGATGAGGCGTTTAAGGGAGCTAAAGTTCCAGATCTGAGCGATCTCAGTAGCGCTGATGTTGTTTCGTTGTTGCAGTACCATGCTATTCCGAGTTACACTCCTATTGGAACCTTGAAAACGACGAAGGATCCGATTTCAACTCTAGCTACTAATGGCGCTAGCAAGTATGATCTGGCAGTTTCAACAGAAGGTGACCAGGTGACACTTGACACAGGTGTCGATTCGTCCAGAATCGCTTCCACAGTCATTGACTCTACTCCCTTCTGCATTTTCACCGTCGACAGTGTGCTTCTACCTGTGGAATTGTACGGAAAAGCTCCATCCCCAGCACCAGGACCAGCTCCGGAGACTTctccaacaccagcaccagcccCTGCTCCGGAAGCCAGCTCTCCTACTCCAATGATGTCTCCTCCTGCTCCACCGACTTCATCTCCAGCTGGTTCTCCGGCGGATAGTCCCACTGCAGATTCGGAGAACAGTACGGCGAAGAAGAACGCCGGTAACGTTAACACTCCGGCGCTACTGAAAGCTCTACTCACAGTGTCAGTTTCGGTAATTGTGTCCGTTTATTTGTCCTAA
- the LOC104649060 gene encoding growth-regulating factor 9, with product MQLHLFSATPLSLSGKGKEDEIKKKKGSPPCIELSLGYGSSSHVVEEDGKDDKSSNSVFTEAQFQELQLQAVIFKYLVSGLPVPFHLFFIIWNSVSSSLGDGGIYKLYPTLGRFDYTSMTDPEPGRCRRTDGKKWRCKRDVIPGQKYCGQHVHRGRRSRKPVEASEHVMRSDDTNIISKITKLYASGDDPGSKCAPASSKTSCLSSTSRTNQYNSIEDSSAKPRFINSGYGSEKQDTYMICKRKDITTSVRTPSFIAGDNADSKNIDFNRISPSKTNQKQNCGEARKHGALVPILGLSTKSDQQHTIGSESDEQRCRRSDGKKWRCSKTVVPCQKYCETHMHRGANRKRVASVSVVVPPSKSPSYRFCPPENDGTRRNLNTSLSIYTIPGHQNITDDDSNSNSISDATTITDEIPAFVSH from the exons ATGCAGCTTCATCTATTCTCTGCCACCCCTCTTTCTCTCTCAG gaaaaggaaaagaagatgaaataaagaagaaaaaagggtcACCACCTTGCATAGAGCTGTCTTTAGGCTATGGAAGTTCAAGCCATGTTGTTGAGGAAGATGGAAAAGATGACAAGTCATCTAACTCTGTGTTCACAGAAGCTCAGTTTCAAGAACTTCAACTCCAAGCTGTGATTTTTAAGTATTTAGTTTCTGGTCTTCCAGTTCCTTTTCATCTGTTTTTCATCATTTGGAATAGTGTTTCAAGCTCCTTGGGTGACGGTGGAATCTACAAACTATATCCTACCT TGGGACGATTTGACTATACGAGCATGACGGATCCTGAACCAGGGAGGTGTAGAAGAACTGATGGGAAGAAATGGAGGTGCAAAAGGGATGTGATTCCAGGTCAGAAGTACTGTGGGCAGCATGTGCATCGAGGTCGACGTTCAAGAAAGCCTGTGGAAGCTTCTGAACATGTTATGAGATCAGATGATACAAATATCATTTCCAAGATAACTAAACTGTATGCCAGTGGTGATGACCCTGGCAGCAAATGTGCTCCTGCAAGTAGTAAAACATCCTGTTTGTCTTCTACTAGCAGAACTAACCAATACAACAGCATCGAGGACTCATCTGCTAAACCAAGATTCATCAATTCTGGCTACGGCAGTGAGAAGCAAGACACCTACATGATTTGCAAAAGAAAGGACATCACAACCTCCGTAAGAACCCCATCTTTCATTGCTGGTGACAATGCTGATAGTAAGAACATCGATTTCAATCGTATTAGTCCAAGCAAAACCAACCAAAAACAGAACTGCGGAGAAGCTAGGAAGCATGGTGCTTTGGTTCCAATTTTAGGTCTATCTACAAAGAGTGACCAGCAACACACTATAG GCTCAGAATCTGACGAGCAGAGGTGCCGAAGATCAGATGGAAAGAAATGGAGATGCAGCAAGACTGTTGTTCCTTGTCAAAAGTACTGTGAGACTCACATGCACAGGGGAGCCAACAGAAAAAGGGTAGCCTCTGTCTCAGTTGTTGTCCCGCCTTCTAAATCTCCTTCATACAGGTTTTGCCCACCCGAAAATGATGGTACTCGAAGAAACTTGAACACCAGTCTCTCCATTTACACAATCCCAGGGCACCAAAACATTACAGATGATGATTCGAACAGTAACAGTATTAGTGATGCCACCACTATCACCGATGAAATACCAGCATTTGTGTCGCATTAG